One Micromonospora sp. WMMD812 genomic window carries:
- a CDS encoding cation:proton antiporter — protein sequence MDPVDVAFALVGLGALLAGILPRVLERRPLSMPIAFLGLGMVVFLLPTGLPTPDPLEHPELTTHLTEIGVIVALMGAGLKIDRPLSWARWSSTWRLLAIAMPLCIAAVALLGWWWAGLVPAAALLLGSALAPTDPVLASDVQVGEPTDVEDSEDEVRFALTSEAGLNDGLAFPFVYAAVAIASTSLAPRDWLARWFAVDVLWKVAIGVGGGLLIGWLLGKLFFHAPSQLRLARHAEGFLALAATFLAYGLVEVAGGYGFLAVFVAARAIRAAERTHEFHSVLHDFAEQVERLLTVLLLLLFGGAVVGGLLGPLTWPAAAVGLALVFVVRPLVGWLSLRGAPGRPAEHWVISLFGIRGVGSFYYLAYATAEADFPQADLLWATVGLVVVVSVVVHGIAATPVMQLLDRAGERTADPARRRADEPVVTAASG from the coding sequence GTGGACCCGGTAGACGTCGCGTTCGCGCTGGTGGGCCTCGGAGCCCTGCTCGCCGGCATCCTCCCCCGGGTGCTGGAGCGACGCCCGCTCTCCATGCCGATCGCCTTCCTCGGCCTCGGCATGGTGGTGTTCCTGCTACCCACCGGCCTGCCGACCCCCGATCCGCTGGAGCATCCCGAGCTGACCACCCACCTGACCGAGATCGGGGTGATCGTCGCCCTGATGGGCGCCGGGCTGAAGATCGATCGTCCGCTGAGCTGGGCCCGGTGGTCGTCCACCTGGCGGCTGCTGGCCATCGCGATGCCGCTCTGCATCGCCGCGGTGGCCCTGCTCGGCTGGTGGTGGGCCGGCCTGGTGCCGGCCGCCGCCCTGCTGCTCGGCAGCGCGCTCGCCCCGACCGACCCGGTGCTCGCCTCGGACGTGCAGGTCGGCGAGCCGACCGACGTGGAGGATTCGGAGGACGAGGTGCGCTTCGCGCTCACCTCGGAGGCCGGGCTGAACGACGGGCTCGCGTTTCCGTTCGTCTACGCGGCGGTCGCCATCGCCAGCACGAGCCTCGCCCCGCGCGACTGGCTGGCCCGGTGGTTCGCCGTGGACGTGCTGTGGAAGGTGGCGATCGGTGTCGGCGGCGGTCTGCTCATCGGCTGGCTCCTCGGCAAGCTCTTCTTCCACGCCCCGAGCCAGCTGCGGCTGGCCCGGCACGCCGAGGGGTTCCTCGCGCTGGCCGCCACGTTCCTGGCGTACGGGTTGGTCGAGGTGGCCGGCGGGTACGGCTTCCTGGCGGTCTTCGTGGCCGCCCGGGCGATCCGGGCCGCCGAGCGGACCCACGAGTTCCACTCGGTGCTGCACGACTTCGCCGAGCAGGTCGAGCGGCTGCTCACCGTCCTGCTGCTGCTGCTCTTCGGCGGGGCCGTGGTGGGCGGGCTGCTCGGCCCACTGACCTGGCCGGCCGCGGCGGTCGGGCTGGCGCTGGTCTTCGTGGTCCGGCCGCTGGTCGGCTGGCTGTCGCTGCGCGGCGCGCCCGGCCGCCCGGCCGAGCACTGGGTGATCTCGCTGTTCGGCATCCGCGGCGTCGGTTCGTTCTACTACCTCGCGTACGCCACGGCCGAGGCCGACTTCCCGCAGGCGGACCTGCTCTGGGCCACCGTCGGGCTGGTGGTGGTCGTCTCGGTGGTGGTGCACGGCATCGCGGCGACCCCGGTGATGCAGCTGCTCGACCGGGCCGGCGAGCGCACCGCCGACCCGGCGCGGCGGCGGGCCGACGAACCCGTCGTCACCGCCGCGTCGGGCTGA
- a CDS encoding DUF6401 family natural product biosynthesis protein has translation MRVPFNRVASRAAVDSARSTLAALTVSVGADGLTAAAERPGLLAMVDQHAAAVRDSLDGDRRPLTVAALAGYAEGVRAAALEHDWRPPTGPADWSAPDWVLTRLLAVCALARPLAR, from the coding sequence ATGCGTGTGCCGTTCAACCGGGTCGCCTCCCGTGCCGCCGTCGACTCGGCGCGGTCCACCCTCGCCGCCCTAACCGTCTCCGTCGGCGCCGACGGGCTCACGGCCGCGGCCGAGCGGCCCGGCCTGCTCGCGATGGTCGACCAGCACGCGGCCGCGGTGCGGGACAGCCTCGACGGAGACCGCCGGCCGCTGACCGTGGCCGCCCTGGCCGGCTACGCGGAGGGCGTCCGGGCGGCCGCGCTGGAGCACGACTGGCGGCCGCCGACCGGGCCGGCCGACTGGTCCGCGCCGGACTGGGTGCTCACCCGGCTGCTCGCGGTCTGCGCGCTGGCCCGTCCGCTCGCGCGCTGA
- a CDS encoding FAD-dependent oxidoreductase, giving the protein MVVVGAGITGVACAAELARAGVPVRIRERAHVPGGRMASKRFDGRPADTGAAYFTVSDPDFAAVVEGWRAVGLVREWTDTFVAYGRDGRREVAGPMRWAAPRGLRSLVEHLARDLPVAVDRLVLMVEPGPAVDGDACAAVALAMPGPQAALLLDPALAAATLAAQAQRWSPSLAGVLRFPSRCWADFRGAFVNDHPLLATVCDDGDRRGDGAPVLVAHTTPEFAAGHLAQPTGAGPAIEEAVRDLLALPEPAEHVHVHRWTYAKPVTVPADAMYHLDADGIGLAGDAYGAPRVQTAWRSGRDLGRALVERLT; this is encoded by the coding sequence GTGGTGGTGGTCGGAGCCGGCATCACCGGCGTGGCGTGCGCGGCCGAGCTGGCCCGCGCCGGGGTGCCGGTGCGGATCCGCGAGCGGGCGCACGTGCCCGGCGGCCGGATGGCCAGCAAACGCTTCGACGGGCGACCGGCCGACACCGGCGCCGCCTACTTCACCGTCAGCGACCCGGACTTCGCGGCCGTCGTCGAGGGCTGGCGCGCGGTCGGGCTGGTCCGGGAGTGGACCGACACCTTCGTGGCGTACGGGCGGGACGGCCGGCGCGAGGTGGCCGGCCCGATGCGCTGGGCGGCGCCACGAGGGCTCCGTTCACTGGTCGAACACCTGGCCCGCGACCTGCCGGTGGCCGTCGACCGGCTGGTGCTCATGGTCGAGCCGGGCCCCGCCGTGGACGGCGACGCGTGCGCCGCGGTCGCGCTGGCCATGCCCGGCCCCCAGGCCGCGTTGCTGCTCGACCCCGCGCTGGCCGCCGCCACCCTCGCCGCGCAGGCGCAGCGCTGGTCGCCGTCGCTGGCCGGGGTGCTGCGCTTCCCGTCCCGATGCTGGGCGGACTTCCGGGGCGCGTTCGTCAACGACCACCCTCTACTGGCCACGGTCTGCGACGACGGGGACCGGCGCGGCGACGGCGCACCGGTGCTGGTCGCCCACACCACGCCGGAGTTCGCCGCCGGGCACCTGGCCCAGCCGACCGGTGCCGGGCCGGCCATCGAGGAGGCGGTCCGGGACCTGCTGGCGTTGCCCGAGCCGGCGGAGCACGTGCACGTGCACCGCTGGACGTACGCGAAGCCGGTCACCGTCCCGGCCGACGCCATGTACCACCTGGACGCGGACGGCATCGGGCTGGCCGGCGACGCGTACGGCGCGCCCCGGGTGCAGACCGCCTGGCGTTCCGGGCGGGACCTCGGTCGTGCGCTGGTGGAGCGGCTGACCTGA
- a CDS encoding metallophosphoesterase codes for MRLVITADTHVPKRARDLPAPLWAAIDEADAVLHAGDWVDESLLDAMLARSRRLIGVYGNNDGPRLRARLPEVARVDLDGLRVAVVHETGARTRREERCAARFPDADLLVFGHSHIPWDTRAPGGLRLLNPGSPTDRRSQPYATYLTARVATGRLDRVELHRLPPR; via the coding sequence ATGCGTCTGGTGATCACCGCGGACACCCACGTGCCGAAACGGGCGCGGGACCTGCCCGCGCCGCTCTGGGCGGCGATCGACGAGGCCGACGCGGTGCTGCACGCGGGCGACTGGGTCGACGAGTCACTGCTCGACGCGATGCTGGCCCGGTCCCGTCGGCTGATCGGCGTGTACGGCAACAACGACGGCCCGCGGCTGCGCGCCCGGCTGCCGGAGGTCGCCCGGGTGGACCTCGACGGGCTGCGGGTCGCGGTGGTGCACGAGACCGGGGCGCGCACCCGGCGGGAGGAGCGCTGTGCCGCCCGCTTCCCCGACGCCGACCTGTTGGTCTTCGGGCACTCGCACATCCCGTGGGACACCCGGGCGCCGGGCGGGCTGCGGTTGCTCAACCCGGGCTCGCCGACGGACCGCCGGTCGCAGCCGTACGCCACCTACCTGACCGCGCGGGTCGCGACGGGGCGGCTCGACCGGGTCGAGTTGCACCGCCTTCCGCCGCGTTGA
- a CDS encoding general stress protein codes for MTSSSGPAAGWRSGMPGGDLLPSGPAGRPSTPGDGHGPESGPPTVTIGSYPDYPSAQRVVDYLADNRFPVEHTAIVGTNLTLVETVLGRMTTGRAALVGAGTGAWFGLFIGLLFGIFTVGNWIAVIIVGLVIGAIWGAVFGAVAHAMSGGQRDFTSASSLRAGQYAVIVDANLADQARQLLGRLHMTAPNPAAR; via the coding sequence ATGACCAGTTCTTCGGGACCGGCCGCCGGCTGGCGATCGGGCATGCCCGGCGGTGACCTGCTCCCGTCCGGTCCGGCGGGCCGGCCGTCGACACCCGGCGACGGGCACGGCCCGGAAAGCGGACCGCCCACCGTGACGATCGGGTCCTATCCGGACTATCCGTCCGCTCAGCGGGTGGTCGACTATCTGGCGGACAACCGGTTCCCGGTGGAACACACCGCCATCGTCGGCACGAACCTCACGCTGGTCGAGACCGTGCTCGGCCGGATGACGACCGGACGCGCAGCCCTGGTCGGCGCCGGCACCGGCGCCTGGTTCGGGCTCTTCATCGGCCTGCTCTTCGGCATCTTCACGGTGGGCAACTGGATCGCCGTGATCATCGTCGGGCTGGTGATCGGCGCGATCTGGGGTGCGGTCTTCGGCGCGGTGGCCCACGCGATGAGCGGCGGGCAGCGCGATTTCACCTCGGCCAGTTCGTTGCGGGCCGGTCAGTACGCGGTCATCGTCGACGCGAACCTGGCCGACCAGGCCCGACAGCTGCTGGGCCGGCTGCACATGACCGCGCCCAACCCGGCGGCCCGCTGA
- a CDS encoding HAD family hydrolase, which yields MATDTPAGVLFDVDGTLVDTTYLHTVSWWEALRQTERPVPMASVHRAIGMGSDKLLDHLLGPERDRDADGKLRDAHDTLYGEYWERLTPLPGAADLLRACAERGLRVVLATSAAEQEVAALRRALAADDVIEAVTSSADAKQSKPAPDILVAALDQSGLTAERVVFVGDSVWDVAAAGRLGIPCVGLTCGGTSRGELAGAGAVAVYDDPAALLATLDDSPVTRPR from the coding sequence ATGGCTACCGACACGCCCGCCGGCGTCCTGTTCGACGTCGACGGCACCCTGGTCGACACCACCTATCTGCACACCGTGAGCTGGTGGGAGGCACTGCGCCAGACCGAGCGGCCGGTGCCGATGGCGAGCGTGCACCGCGCCATCGGGATGGGCTCCGACAAGCTGCTCGATCATCTGCTCGGCCCGGAGCGGGACCGGGACGCCGACGGGAAGCTGCGCGACGCGCACGACACCCTCTACGGCGAGTACTGGGAGCGGCTGACGCCGCTGCCCGGGGCCGCCGACCTGCTGCGTGCCTGCGCCGAGCGGGGGCTGCGGGTGGTGCTCGCCACCTCGGCCGCCGAGCAGGAGGTCGCCGCGCTGCGTCGCGCGCTGGCGGCCGACGACGTCATCGAGGCGGTCACCTCCTCGGCGGACGCGAAGCAGAGCAAGCCGGCGCCGGACATCCTGGTCGCCGCGCTGGACCAGTCCGGGCTTACCGCCGAGCGGGTCGTGTTCGTGGGCGACTCGGTCTGGGACGTCGCCGCCGCCGGGAGGCTCGGCATCCCCTGCGTCGGTCTGACCTGTGGCGGCACCAGCCGGGGCGAGTTGGCCGGGGCCGGCGCGGTGGCCGTCTACGACGACCCGGCCGCGCTGCTGGCGACGCTCGACGACTCGCCGGTGACCCGGCCGAGGTAA
- a CDS encoding DUF3072 domain-containing protein: MTDRSNDRANPEAAIKDPDEWVTGAEPPTAAQESYLATLAREADAEVPEGLTKAEASKRIDELQEETGRGQ, from the coding sequence ATGACGGACCGCAGCAACGACCGGGCCAATCCGGAGGCCGCGATCAAGGACCCGGACGAGTGGGTGACCGGCGCGGAGCCGCCGACCGCGGCACAGGAGTCCTACCTGGCCACGTTGGCCCGGGAGGCCGATGCCGAGGTGCCGGAGGGGCTCACGAAGGCGGAGGCGTCCAAGCGGATCGACGAACTCCAGGAGGAGACCGGTCGCGGCCAGTGA
- a CDS encoding SpoIIE family protein phosphatase, whose amino-acid sequence MPGTVGRVPTPPAPVSGAPAGAGAASVVLGHDWTGTSLGPRQAWDPAVRAVVELILASPVPMALAHGDDLVLLYNDGYAELIGEKHPAAVGRPAAEVFPELWRLPGVGEAVERVYRDGATFLEKDSTLPLVRGRSGVAEQAVFTLGYSPVRDNGGRIVGVLTVAAETTHVTQQLQSLSEVAAALAGTLTLDDVARVALRYAITAFDADRVAFAVDEGGGGWRMVRRIRGELMDEADERLPPLWRRTAVDWPDPLLRAAGTGAPLFLGAGQPLREAAADRHDQKIVSLAAVPLRAAVLRGGLSVGHQAPRLWSAAERALLAASAELIGQAAERARRFETQHGTAQLLQRSMLPEHLPDLPRLRIAARYDPGVDGNAAGGDFYDAFLLPSGRLGVVLGDVAGHDVQAAARMGQVRAALRALALSDPRPDRVLAGLDRLVSSLGAEAGTHELFVTVVFGVVDAERQELTLASAGHPAPLIRRCAPDDRPYAEFIELPVGAPLGLGSRPTTGTVPFAPGDTVLLFSDGVVERRRQSLSAGLGALADAVADAGSGDPRALCAVATAAVSGTTEDDVAVLAVEHALKPSRSASMEVPAEPTAPSRVRHWMTAQLGEWQVPEAVVGAAVLCTSELTTNALLHAGTAARVEIDLSAERLLVSVADSGTRGTVTRAQTDTLSSRGRGLGLIEELSDAWGTDPTVRGSTVWFEILLPTD is encoded by the coding sequence ATGCCAGGAACGGTCGGGCGAGTCCCCACGCCACCAGCTCCGGTGTCCGGAGCACCAGCCGGGGCCGGCGCCGCGAGCGTGGTCCTCGGCCACGACTGGACCGGCACCTCGCTCGGCCCACGGCAGGCGTGGGACCCGGCCGTACGCGCGGTCGTCGAACTCATCCTGGCCTCGCCGGTGCCCATGGCCCTCGCCCACGGCGACGACCTCGTCCTGCTCTACAACGACGGCTACGCCGAGCTCATCGGCGAGAAGCACCCGGCCGCGGTCGGGCGGCCCGCCGCCGAGGTATTCCCCGAGCTGTGGCGGCTGCCCGGCGTGGGGGAGGCGGTCGAGCGGGTCTACCGCGACGGCGCGACCTTCCTGGAGAAGGACAGCACACTCCCGCTGGTGCGTGGCCGCAGCGGTGTCGCCGAGCAGGCGGTCTTCACGCTCGGCTACTCCCCCGTCCGGGACAACGGGGGGCGGATCGTCGGCGTGCTCACGGTGGCGGCCGAGACCACCCACGTCACCCAGCAGCTGCAGAGCCTCAGTGAGGTGGCCGCCGCCCTCGCCGGCACCCTCACGCTGGACGACGTGGCGCGGGTCGCGCTGCGGTACGCGATCACCGCCTTCGACGCCGACCGGGTCGCCTTCGCGGTCGACGAGGGCGGCGGCGGGTGGCGGATGGTCCGCCGGATCCGGGGCGAGCTGATGGACGAGGCCGACGAGCGGCTGCCGCCGCTGTGGCGGCGTACCGCCGTGGACTGGCCGGACCCTCTGCTCCGGGCCGCCGGGACGGGCGCGCCGCTGTTCCTCGGCGCCGGTCAGCCTCTGCGGGAGGCCGCCGCCGACCGGCACGACCAGAAGATCGTGTCGTTGGCCGCGGTGCCGCTGCGGGCGGCCGTCCTCCGCGGCGGGCTGTCGGTCGGTCACCAGGCCCCGCGCCTGTGGTCGGCCGCCGAGCGCGCACTGCTGGCCGCCTCGGCGGAGCTGATCGGCCAGGCGGCCGAACGGGCGCGCCGCTTCGAGACGCAGCACGGCACCGCCCAGCTGTTGCAACGCAGCATGCTGCCGGAGCACCTGCCGGACCTCCCCCGGCTGCGCATCGCCGCCCGCTACGACCCGGGCGTCGACGGCAACGCGGCCGGCGGTGACTTCTACGACGCCTTCCTGCTGCCGTCCGGCCGGCTCGGCGTCGTGCTCGGCGACGTGGCCGGGCACGACGTGCAGGCCGCCGCCCGGATGGGGCAGGTCCGGGCCGCGCTGCGCGCGCTGGCGCTGAGCGACCCACGTCCGGACCGGGTGCTCGCCGGGCTGGACCGGCTGGTCAGCAGCCTGGGCGCCGAGGCCGGCACGCACGAGCTGTTCGTGACCGTGGTGTTCGGCGTGGTCGACGCCGAGCGGCAGGAGCTCACCCTGGCGAGCGCGGGGCACCCCGCACCGCTGATCCGCCGCTGCGCCCCGGACGACCGGCCGTACGCCGAGTTCATCGAACTGCCGGTCGGCGCCCCGCTGGGCCTCGGCTCCCGGCCGACCACCGGCACCGTCCCGTTCGCGCCGGGGGACACGGTGCTGCTGTTCAGCGACGGCGTGGTCGAGCGGCGGCGGCAGAGCCTCAGCGCCGGCCTGGGAGCGCTCGCCGACGCCGTCGCCGACGCGGGCAGCGGTGACCCACGGGCGCTGTGCGCGGTGGCCACCGCGGCGGTCTCCGGCACCACCGAGGACGACGTCGCCGTGCTCGCCGTCGAGCACGCGCTGAAGCCGAGCCGCTCGGCGAGCATGGAGGTGCCCGCGGAGCCGACCGCGCCGAGCCGGGTACGGCACTGGATGACCGCGCAGCTCGGCGAGTGGCAGGTGCCGGAGGCGGTGGTCGGCGCGGCCGTGCTCTGCACCAGCGAGTTGACCACCAACGCGCTGCTGCACGCCGGCACCGCCGCCCGGGTGGAGATCGACCTCAGCGCGGAACGGCTGCTCGTCTCGGTGGCCGACTCGGGCACCCGGGGCACGGTCACCCGGGCCCAGACCGACACGCTGAGCAGCCGGGGCCGGGGCCTGGGGCTGATCGAGGAGCTCAGCGACGCCTGGGGGACGGATCCGACCGTACGCGGCTCGACCGTCTGGTTCGAGATTCTCCTGCCCACCGACTGA